In Stieleria varia, one genomic interval encodes:
- a CDS encoding hydantoinase B/oxoprolinase family protein yields MTIQIWADVGGTFTDCLLCRDDHPSGSGERSITSLKVLSSSMVRGVITAVNRSDGRPTAIRIPLKSLGLGELSIRDVADRGASPPTSLPRDFFHGASLYRIESSGARTLLGTVRDWDPASGEITLLSTTTGPRAVPLAIGDAVELDCGIESPVLATRLMLGVALNRELPELTVRLGTTRGTNALLTRAGANTALLVTAGFGDLLEIGEQDREQLFDFTIEKRAQLAKRVIEINHRMDAAGRERRPLDEVDLIRHLRDAKADGIESLAICLMHSYLDDTIERRVESLAREVGFNEISRSSEVAPLIKIVSRAETTALDAYLNPILSLYVKKLTAQFGGDRCHLRLMTSSGNLVSPQSFRGRDSILSGPAGGVVALAHLAASADADHAIGLDMGGTSTDVSRYDGQVGRRYESRVAGIRVMTPMMDIHTVAAGGGSICDCVDGRLCVGPDSAGADPGPASYGRGGPLAVTDVNLLLGRLLPSRFPFPLSRDAAQQRLENVRQRLPQPMSDEALAEGFLDIAVTHMAEAAQSITTARGVDVRQATLVGFGGAAAQHLCRIANALHITRILDHPQSSVLSAVGMGLASIGRVVTRGVYRSLTEIDGDEIGEICKELRDEVAAQLATEKLGGVTIEFRWECDCRYVGTDAPLSLPLTKVNDGGCHPEELVSRFHQQHEGVFGYRRQRHGVQLVAIRCEATAGNDAAKRSSTPIQATSGQANSDEVTQVWHRGQWKSFTVLDRDALHPGMELAPASMVVSDQSTLIIEPDWSGKVLADGLIELTPTVVHGTEFQSAGLHSGKSPADDPVLLEVVARRLQGIADSMGEVLRRTAMSVNVKERLDFSCAVFRGDGALVANAAHVPVHLGAMGHTVRRILRVFPRMSPGDCFLSNDPFAGGSHLPDVTLVTPVFCSREPALETAPDFFVASRAHHAEIGGITPGSMPPSATCLAMEGILIQDFALVRSGQSYQDELRTLLSSGPYPSRNPEENLADISAQQAAGRSGYDALVRLAEEYSPDTITSLMSQLIHVAGDSVGRLIAQFPCRPLCFQDQLDDGTVVAVRLQRDNAKLTIDFDGTSGVHPGCLNATPSIVTAAVLYVMRCLCDSNLPLCDGVLRDIDLRIPVGLLNPPSNPDPNQCAAVVAGNVETSQRVVDVLLGAIGQISNHWAVAASQGTMNNLLLGDQSFGYYETIGGGSGATESGNGASGVHTHMTNTRITDPEILESRLPVRLLQFRLRRNSGGEGVHRGGDGLIREIEFLKPLSLTMITNRRKLAPYGAAGGGAGQAGCNVLIQNAHSTVMPPAFTVSVNPGDRLRVETPGGGGWGRADQE; encoded by the coding sequence ATGACGATCCAAATTTGGGCCGATGTCGGCGGTACGTTCACCGATTGCCTGCTCTGCAGGGATGATCATCCGTCCGGCAGCGGTGAGCGGTCAATTACCTCGCTCAAAGTGCTCAGCAGTTCAATGGTCCGCGGTGTGATCACGGCCGTCAACCGATCCGACGGCCGTCCAACCGCGATTCGCATTCCACTGAAATCGCTCGGACTGGGCGAGCTGTCCATTCGTGACGTCGCGGATCGCGGAGCCTCGCCACCCACCTCGCTGCCCCGCGATTTCTTTCACGGCGCTTCGTTGTATCGAATCGAATCCAGCGGTGCGCGCACTCTACTGGGAACCGTTCGCGATTGGGATCCGGCGTCGGGCGAAATCACACTGCTCTCGACGACGACGGGACCGCGAGCAGTGCCGCTTGCGATTGGTGATGCGGTGGAGTTGGACTGCGGCATTGAGTCTCCCGTGTTGGCAACGCGATTGATGCTCGGCGTTGCGTTGAATCGAGAGCTACCGGAGCTGACGGTACGCTTGGGGACGACGCGGGGTACCAATGCGTTGTTGACGCGCGCGGGTGCGAATACAGCGTTGTTGGTCACGGCCGGTTTTGGTGACCTGTTGGAGATCGGTGAACAGGATCGCGAGCAGCTGTTTGACTTCACCATTGAAAAACGTGCCCAGCTGGCCAAGCGAGTGATCGAGATCAATCATCGCATGGACGCGGCGGGTCGAGAACGGAGGCCTTTGGACGAAGTCGACTTGATCAGGCATCTGCGAGATGCCAAGGCCGATGGAATCGAGTCCCTGGCGATTTGCTTGATGCACAGCTACTTGGACGACACCATTGAACGCCGTGTCGAATCGTTGGCCCGTGAGGTGGGCTTCAATGAGATCAGTCGCAGCAGTGAAGTTGCCCCATTGATCAAGATCGTTTCGCGAGCAGAAACGACAGCGCTCGACGCCTACTTGAACCCGATTCTCAGCCTCTACGTGAAAAAGCTGACTGCTCAATTTGGCGGTGACCGCTGCCATCTGAGATTGATGACCAGTTCGGGAAACCTTGTCTCGCCACAATCGTTTCGCGGACGAGACAGCATCTTGTCCGGTCCCGCAGGCGGTGTGGTCGCATTGGCACATTTGGCGGCATCCGCCGATGCCGATCACGCGATCGGTTTGGACATGGGTGGCACCAGCACCGATGTCAGTCGCTACGACGGACAGGTCGGTCGGCGATACGAATCCCGAGTCGCCGGCATTCGTGTGATGACCCCGATGATGGACATTCACACGGTGGCTGCAGGGGGCGGTTCGATCTGTGACTGCGTCGACGGACGACTTTGCGTCGGCCCCGACAGCGCGGGCGCTGACCCCGGCCCGGCGTCCTACGGTCGCGGAGGACCTCTCGCGGTGACCGATGTGAATCTGTTGTTGGGTCGATTGCTGCCTTCACGTTTTCCGTTTCCACTCAGCCGCGATGCGGCGCAGCAGCGGTTGGAAAACGTACGTCAGCGATTGCCCCAGCCGATGAGCGATGAAGCACTTGCTGAGGGATTCCTGGACATCGCTGTGACGCACATGGCGGAGGCTGCGCAGAGCATCACGACCGCGCGAGGTGTGGATGTGCGTCAAGCAACGCTCGTGGGTTTCGGCGGAGCGGCCGCCCAACATCTGTGTCGCATCGCCAACGCGTTGCACATCACTCGTATTCTGGATCATCCCCAGTCCTCCGTTCTGAGCGCGGTCGGCATGGGGCTTGCATCCATCGGGCGAGTGGTCACGCGTGGTGTCTACCGATCACTCACAGAGATTGACGGCGATGAGATCGGCGAAATCTGTAAGGAACTTCGCGACGAAGTTGCCGCCCAATTGGCGACGGAGAAACTTGGCGGTGTTACAATCGAATTTCGTTGGGAATGCGACTGTCGATACGTCGGTACGGATGCCCCGTTGTCATTGCCACTGACCAAAGTGAACGACGGCGGCTGTCATCCCGAGGAGCTCGTCTCTCGATTTCATCAGCAACATGAAGGCGTCTTTGGCTACCGACGCCAGCGTCATGGCGTGCAGCTTGTCGCCATTCGATGTGAAGCCACAGCGGGAAACGATGCGGCTAAGCGGTCCAGTACACCGATACAAGCGACGTCAGGTCAAGCGAACTCTGATGAAGTCACGCAGGTTTGGCATCGTGGACAGTGGAAATCCTTCACCGTGTTGGATCGGGACGCACTGCATCCCGGCATGGAGCTTGCCCCTGCGTCGATGGTTGTCAGCGATCAATCGACTTTGATCATTGAACCCGATTGGTCCGGAAAGGTCTTGGCCGATGGATTGATCGAACTGACTCCGACCGTGGTGCACGGTACGGAGTTCCAGTCGGCCGGCCTGCATTCCGGTAAATCGCCCGCGGATGACCCTGTATTGCTGGAGGTCGTGGCAAGGCGATTGCAAGGCATTGCCGATTCGATGGGCGAAGTTTTGAGACGAACAGCGATGAGCGTCAACGTCAAGGAACGTTTGGACTTTAGCTGTGCGGTTTTTCGAGGAGACGGGGCGTTGGTCGCCAATGCCGCGCATGTCCCGGTTCATTTGGGCGCAATGGGGCACACGGTGCGTCGTATCCTTCGTGTGTTTCCGAGGATGTCGCCTGGTGATTGCTTTCTCTCGAATGATCCGTTTGCCGGTGGATCGCATTTGCCAGATGTGACCTTGGTCACGCCCGTGTTTTGTTCGCGGGAACCAGCGTTGGAGACTGCACCTGATTTCTTTGTCGCGTCACGGGCACATCATGCCGAGATCGGCGGCATCACCCCCGGATCGATGCCGCCCAGTGCGACATGCTTGGCGATGGAGGGTATTCTGATCCAAGACTTTGCGTTGGTTCGATCAGGGCAGTCTTATCAAGACGAGTTGCGAACGCTGTTGAGCAGTGGTCCGTACCCGTCACGAAACCCTGAGGAAAACTTGGCGGACATTTCCGCTCAACAAGCTGCCGGACGTTCCGGCTACGACGCATTGGTGCGATTGGCCGAGGAGTATTCGCCGGACACGATCACTTCGCTGATGTCCCAGTTGATTCATGTCGCCGGTGATTCCGTGGGACGGTTGATTGCCCAGTTTCCATGTCGGCCATTGTGTTTCCAAGATCAACTCGACGACGGCACCGTGGTCGCAGTTCGCTTGCAACGTGACAACGCCAAGCTGACGATCGATTTCGATGGAACCTCCGGTGTCCATCCCGGGTGCTTGAACGCGACGCCGTCGATCGTCACCGCTGCGGTGCTGTATGTCATGCGCTGCCTCTGCGATTCCAACTTGCCGCTCTGTGATGGCGTGCTGCGTGATATCGATTTGCGTATTCCCGTCGGACTGCTCAACCCGCCATCAAATCCCGATCCCAATCAATGCGCGGCCGTTGTGGCGGGCAATGTGGAAACCAGCCAACGTGTCGTCGATGTGTTGCTCGGCGCGATCGGACAGATTTCAAATCACTGGGCGGTCGCTGCCTCGCAAGGCACGATGAACAACCTGCTGTTGGGCGACCAAAGCTTTGGCTACTACGAAACGATTGGTGGGGGCAGCGGTGCGACGGAGTCGGGAAACGGCGCCAGCGGTGTCCACACGCACATGACGAATACCCGAATCACAGATCCGGAAATCTTGGAATCGCGTTTACCCGTTCGCTTGTTGCAGTTCCGCCTACGTCGCAACAGTGGTGGAGAGGGCGTTCATCGGGGTGGCGATGGGTTGATTCGAGAGATCGAATTCCTGAAACCCCTGTCGCTGACCATGATCACCAATCGACGCAAGTTGGCACCCTACGGAGCCGCAGGTGGCGGGGCAGGACAAGCGGGCTGCAATGTGCTGATTCAAAACGCTCATTCGACGGTCATGCCGCCTGCGTTCACCGTTTCAGTCAACCCCGGCGATCGACTGCGAGTCGAGACCCCCGGCGGTGGCGGTTGGGGCCGAGCCGACCAAGAATAA
- a CDS encoding PSD1 and planctomycete cytochrome C domain-containing protein: MFSRLYLPCVVAILCAVTSIPVSGEESSDSAVDFSRDIRPILSDHCFACHGPDEHERQADLRLDTADGIQSVVSMGNAVDSELIERLLTDDPDVIMPPPKFNKPISDAQRKLLEEWVQSGATFQQHWSFVKPEKAQLPDEAVAPIDYFINRSIRRMGLTANPTADRNTLIRRACLDLTGLPPTQEQLAEFLADESPDAYEKLIDRLLASPAFGQHMGRYWLDLVRYADTHGLHLDNYREMWPYRDWVIDAINDNMPFDEFITTQLAGDLLPDATLAQKIASGYNRLNVTTSEGGSIYEEVFARNVIDRTDAFGTVFLGLTTGCSVCHDHKFDPIAQRDYYSLFAFFNSLDGQALDKNIKDPPPVIQVPSDQQLQLRDEYQTQLQQIRDEMKGPIASVDDAQRRWEESLGKSAGVASRPLKPDTVTSSADIEMEILDDGSFRVKQDAADRDTTTIVASIPSGAWSWLRLDALVDAPDQRVGLSTNGNVVLSEITIEARPSADAAWQPLKIEKAIANIEQSDGPFAVTHAIDGNRDEKTGWAAAGHQSTGPRDASFFVPALSDDPKLQTGDAQIRVALEYQSVHAKHQFRHVLLSLSDSEPAIPDSQRITFGPVHSVGPFPVEAPEPAYSRQFASQEKEFKADEVFSYRDRDYRWQLRGDLAPVKINELPKLAEEASVMIVHQTIDSPEKQNVKLLFGSDDGHVLYLNGKQVAVRRGAHKMQPLQQEYELELNKGSNRLYLKFVQHDGEARYSYAIRSPKAAVPESLKQLAAQPPAERTDVQNAALRRYYREALCAEPDWLALRDHESGLIKAQEKLESEIPTTLVWKETAQPREAKILLRGQYDQPGDVVPRATPTFLPPMPTDAPTDRLGLARWLCSPEHPLTARVAVNRFWQNIFGTALVKTSEDFGSQGEVPSHPGLLDFLAVDFQENGWDVKRLIKSIVMSETYRRTSTVNEHDLRIDPRNRYLARAARRRLDAEVLRDQALAVAGMLNLKHGGPSVKPPQPSGLWYAVGYTRSNTANFIADTDPDKTQRRSVYIFWKRTSAPPQMSTFDAPSRESCTARRERTNTPLQALLLMNETQYLQAAKHLATRTLNSKVPQDASNTVDSNTVDTASVDTASVDTASVDTDDARLRWMFQTVTIRSPSDAERHELRSLLDELLEHYRDDPGSAKSLLAVDDSEVSGDPATHAAWMIVASTLLNMDEVVSTP; this comes from the coding sequence ATGTTCTCTCGGCTCTACCTGCCCTGTGTCGTTGCCATCCTATGTGCTGTCACCTCCATCCCGGTGAGCGGAGAGGAGTCCAGCGACTCCGCTGTGGATTTCAGCCGCGACATTCGACCGATCTTGTCCGATCATTGCTTTGCCTGTCACGGACCGGATGAACACGAACGTCAAGCCGATCTGCGATTGGACACGGCTGACGGCATTCAGTCGGTGGTGTCGATGGGCAATGCAGTGGACAGCGAACTCATCGAGCGTTTGCTGACGGATGACCCGGACGTCATCATGCCGCCGCCAAAATTCAACAAACCGATCTCCGACGCGCAAAGAAAGCTGCTGGAGGAGTGGGTTCAGTCTGGCGCGACGTTTCAGCAACATTGGTCCTTCGTCAAGCCTGAAAAAGCGCAGTTGCCAGACGAAGCCGTCGCCCCGATCGACTACTTCATCAACCGGTCGATCCGCCGCATGGGACTGACCGCGAATCCGACGGCTGACCGCAACACCTTGATCCGCCGCGCTTGCTTGGACCTGACGGGATTGCCGCCCACGCAGGAACAATTGGCGGAGTTTCTTGCGGACGAGTCTCCGGACGCTTACGAGAAATTGATCGACCGACTGCTCGCCTCCCCCGCCTTTGGCCAGCACATGGGACGCTATTGGTTGGACTTGGTCCGATACGCGGACACACACGGATTGCATTTGGATAACTATCGTGAGATGTGGCCCTATCGAGATTGGGTGATCGACGCGATCAACGACAACATGCCGTTTGATGAATTCATCACCACGCAGTTGGCTGGCGATCTGTTGCCCGACGCCACGCTGGCGCAAAAAATCGCCAGCGGTTACAACCGATTGAACGTGACGACCAGCGAAGGCGGATCGATTTACGAGGAAGTCTTTGCAAGAAACGTGATCGATCGCACCGACGCGTTCGGCACGGTATTCCTAGGACTGACCACCGGTTGCAGTGTCTGCCATGATCACAAGTTTGATCCGATCGCGCAGCGAGACTACTACTCCCTGTTTGCGTTCTTCAACAGCCTGGACGGGCAAGCGTTGGACAAGAACATCAAGGACCCACCGCCGGTCATCCAAGTCCCCAGCGACCAGCAGCTACAACTGCGCGACGAGTATCAAACGCAACTGCAGCAGATTCGCGATGAAATGAAGGGGCCGATCGCCTCGGTCGACGATGCTCAGCGGCGTTGGGAAGAGTCACTCGGCAAATCCGCTGGTGTGGCATCCCGTCCGTTAAAACCTGACACGGTGACTTCCTCAGCCGACATCGAGATGGAGATCTTGGACGACGGATCCTTTCGTGTGAAACAGGACGCAGCGGACAGGGATACGACCACGATCGTCGCATCCATCCCGTCAGGTGCTTGGAGTTGGCTGCGTTTGGACGCCTTGGTGGATGCCCCCGACCAACGTGTCGGCTTGAGTACCAACGGAAACGTGGTCCTTTCCGAAATCACCATCGAAGCTCGTCCAAGCGCGGACGCAGCTTGGCAGCCGCTCAAAATCGAAAAGGCAATCGCCAACATCGAGCAATCCGATGGGCCTTTTGCGGTCACACACGCCATTGACGGAAATCGCGACGAGAAAACCGGATGGGCGGCCGCGGGCCATCAATCCACCGGACCTCGCGACGCGTCGTTCTTTGTGCCCGCGCTCTCTGATGATCCGAAACTGCAGACGGGCGACGCGCAAATCCGCGTGGCTCTCGAGTATCAATCGGTCCACGCCAAGCATCAGTTTCGGCATGTGCTGCTCTCGCTGAGCGACTCCGAACCAGCCATTCCAGATTCGCAACGCATCACCTTTGGGCCGGTGCACAGCGTCGGCCCCTTTCCAGTTGAGGCACCCGAGCCGGCGTACAGTCGCCAGTTCGCCTCACAGGAAAAGGAGTTCAAGGCCGACGAAGTTTTCAGCTACCGCGATCGCGACTACCGCTGGCAGCTTCGTGGGGACCTCGCTCCGGTGAAAATCAACGAGTTGCCAAAGCTCGCCGAGGAAGCTTCCGTGATGATCGTTCACCAGACCATCGATTCTCCGGAGAAACAGAATGTCAAACTGCTTTTCGGTAGCGATGACGGTCATGTTCTGTATCTCAATGGAAAACAGGTCGCAGTGCGTCGAGGGGCGCATAAGATGCAACCGCTGCAACAAGAATACGAATTGGAACTCAATAAAGGTTCCAATCGTTTGTACCTCAAGTTCGTTCAACATGACGGCGAAGCGCGATACTCCTACGCGATTCGTTCCCCCAAAGCCGCGGTGCCGGAGAGTTTGAAGCAATTGGCCGCTCAACCGCCGGCGGAACGAACCGACGTGCAAAACGCGGCTTTGCGTCGCTACTATCGCGAGGCCCTCTGTGCGGAGCCGGACTGGCTGGCCTTGCGTGATCATGAATCCGGTTTGATCAAAGCTCAGGAGAAACTGGAGTCCGAGATCCCGACGACTCTGGTTTGGAAAGAAACGGCGCAACCGCGAGAAGCCAAAATTCTGCTTCGTGGCCAGTACGACCAACCCGGTGACGTTGTGCCACGAGCAACTCCGACGTTCTTGCCACCGATGCCTACAGATGCGCCGACAGATCGACTGGGATTGGCTCGTTGGTTGTGCAGCCCCGAGCATCCGCTGACCGCCCGTGTCGCGGTCAATCGATTCTGGCAAAACATCTTTGGAACCGCACTGGTCAAGACCAGTGAAGATTTCGGCAGCCAAGGTGAAGTCCCCAGTCACCCCGGGCTGCTGGACTTCTTGGCCGTTGACTTTCAAGAGAACGGTTGGGACGTCAAGCGTTTGATCAAATCGATTGTGATGTCCGAGACCTATCGGCGAACGTCGACGGTCAACGAACACGACCTCCGTATCGATCCACGCAACCGCTACTTGGCTCGCGCGGCACGCCGACGTTTGGACGCCGAAGTCCTACGTGATCAGGCGCTGGCGGTCGCTGGCATGCTGAACCTCAAACATGGCGGCCCCAGCGTCAAGCCTCCCCAGCCGAGTGGACTTTGGTATGCGGTCGGCTACACACGCAGCAACACCGCGAATTTCATCGCCGATACCGATCCCGACAAGACGCAACGACGCAGTGTTTACATCTTTTGGAAACGCACCAGCGCGCCGCCGCAGATGTCAACTTTTGACGCGCCGAGCCGTGAGTCGTGCACCGCACGTCGTGAACGAACCAACACGCCCCTGCAAGCGTTGTTGTTGATGAACGAAACACAGTACCTGCAAGCCGCCAAGCACTTGGCCACTCGAACGCTGAACAGCAAGGTGCCGCAGGATGCGTCCAACACTGTGGATTCCAACACTGTGGACACAGCCTCAGTGGACACAGCCTCAGTGGACACAGCCTCAGTGGACACAGACGACGCGCGTTTGCGTTGGATGTTCCAAACCGTCACGATCCGGTCGCCATCGGACGCTGAACGGCACGAGTTGCGATCTCTGTTGGATGAGTTATTGGAACACTACCGCGATGATCCGGGGTCGGCGAAATCCTTGTTGGCGGTGGACGACAGCGAGGTCAGTGGCGACCCGGCGACGCACGCAGCATGGATGATCGTTGCCAGCACGCTGCTAAACATGGATGAGGTCGTTTCGACGCCGTAG
- a CDS encoding DUF1592 domain-containing protein: MRLLLLACIALTIGLSQVRAEDLSAIDGLIALYEFDEELGDSESSIRDTSGVGRAMDLRIGQPKHVQRDRGSIRISGAASILSDGPARKLIDAVKRSGKLTIETWLTTSDINQKGPARIVSLSSDTSNRNVTLGQEGDRYDVRLRSTKTSTNGLPSLSTPAKNAKPAITHVVFTRAASGATQLFVDGTRVSQGKAQGDLSNWSYEYRLALGDEVSGGRPWRGTLYRVALYRRALSGTEITRLHAAGHEGKLADPISPEQLALQRSQQHFDTKVAPLLAAHCLECHDSANAKGDVDLARRESALAKIVPGKPSESELWASVKSDEMPHNRAPLTDEQKQSLRQWIDNGAVWTVDWIDPAIYVNETGKSENFVRRLTVDEYIRSVQAAVGVDISDAARTTLPPDLRADGFRNTAYNLTVDLGHVEAYAELAKQIVSQMDVAAFAKRFGVKPRLTDDDMRGLISKMAPQVLRAELTDHEIVLYRGISTTVAASGGNYNDAVAATLRAMLMSPRFLYRIENQIGDGSRQRLDAKALSIRLSYILWGAPPDDELRRAAESGELYDTAGLKSQVQRMMADPRAEQRSQDFITQWLNMDHLRSLRPSPNHFPDWKAELADDMRRETLAFFDHVVWKEKRPLTDLLNAQVTFLTPRLAKHYGLEPKSDPFAEYDLGEIPARGGLLTQGSVLTIGGDDASMVTRGLLVLNQLLRGVVNDPPPCVDTTPVPTAAGLTQRVIAEQRIANESCGGCHKRFEPLAFGLEKFDGLGSFHQRDEHGNPLREDGQILFPGSAHSVDYPDSAKLMAMLAESDRVAETLVWKLTQFAVGRPLVAADAQTVRQIHRDSQKSGGRYQDILTEIVLSDLVTHIQTTAE; this comes from the coding sequence ATGCGTCTCCTGTTACTCGCCTGCATTGCACTGACGATCGGCCTCTCCCAAGTCCGAGCTGAGGACCTGTCCGCAATCGATGGATTGATCGCACTCTACGAGTTTGACGAAGAACTTGGCGACAGCGAATCATCGATACGCGACACATCCGGCGTCGGGAGGGCGATGGATTTACGCATCGGCCAGCCGAAACACGTTCAACGCGACCGGGGTTCGATCCGTATCAGTGGCGCCGCGTCGATTCTTTCTGACGGTCCGGCTCGCAAGCTCATTGATGCGGTCAAACGATCGGGTAAACTCACGATCGAGACTTGGTTGACAACGTCGGACATCAACCAAAAAGGTCCCGCGCGCATCGTTTCGCTTTCGTCCGACACCTCCAACCGAAACGTCACGCTCGGACAGGAGGGCGATCGCTACGATGTCCGCTTGCGATCGACCAAGACCAGCACCAACGGGTTGCCCTCGTTGTCGACGCCTGCAAAAAACGCCAAGCCAGCGATCACGCATGTTGTGTTCACACGAGCGGCATCGGGTGCGACGCAGTTGTTCGTCGATGGCACGCGAGTCTCACAGGGCAAGGCTCAAGGAGATCTATCCAATTGGTCATACGAGTATCGTTTGGCGTTGGGCGATGAGGTCTCCGGTGGACGACCCTGGCGAGGAACCCTGTATCGTGTCGCGTTGTATCGACGTGCCTTATCCGGCACTGAGATCACGCGTTTACATGCTGCGGGTCACGAAGGCAAACTCGCCGATCCGATTTCACCAGAACAGTTGGCGTTGCAGAGAAGCCAGCAGCACTTTGACACCAAGGTTGCGCCACTGTTGGCCGCACATTGTTTGGAATGTCATGATTCGGCCAATGCCAAGGGCGACGTTGATTTGGCGCGACGCGAATCAGCGTTGGCAAAGATCGTCCCGGGCAAACCCTCTGAGAGTGAACTTTGGGCGTCGGTCAAGTCCGATGAAATGCCTCACAATCGGGCACCGTTGACCGATGAGCAAAAGCAATCGCTTCGGCAATGGATCGACAACGGAGCCGTTTGGACGGTCGATTGGATCGATCCGGCGATTTATGTCAACGAGACGGGCAAGTCCGAGAACTTTGTCCGCCGATTGACCGTCGACGAATACATCCGTTCGGTTCAAGCCGCCGTCGGTGTGGACATCAGTGACGCGGCGAGAACGACGCTGCCGCCGGATTTGAGGGCAGACGGTTTTCGAAACACCGCGTACAACTTGACCGTCGATCTTGGGCACGTCGAAGCCTACGCGGAGCTTGCCAAACAGATTGTTTCGCAAATGGACGTCGCCGCTTTCGCCAAGCGTTTCGGCGTCAAGCCTCGTTTGACCGACGACGACATGCGAGGTTTGATCAGCAAGATGGCGCCTCAGGTTTTGCGAGCGGAATTGACCGATCACGAAATCGTCTTGTACCGCGGCATCTCGACCACCGTCGCTGCATCAGGCGGCAACTACAACGACGCCGTCGCGGCAACCTTGCGAGCCATGTTGATGTCGCCGCGTTTTCTGTACCGGATCGAAAACCAAATCGGTGACGGTTCTCGCCAGCGATTGGACGCCAAGGCCTTGTCGATTCGACTCAGCTATATCCTGTGGGGCGCCCCGCCGGATGACGAGCTGCGTCGTGCCGCAGAATCGGGTGAGCTGTATGACACCGCAGGATTGAAAAGCCAAGTGCAGCGAATGATGGCCGATCCCCGCGCGGAACAGCGGTCACAGGATTTCATCACCCAATGGCTGAACATGGATCATCTGCGGTCACTTCGTCCCAGTCCCAATCACTTTCCCGATTGGAAAGCCGAGCTTGCCGACGACATGCGACGCGAAACATTGGCGTTTTTTGATCACGTCGTGTGGAAAGAAAAGCGACCGTTGACCGATTTGCTCAATGCACAAGTCACGTTCTTGACGCCTCGTTTGGCAAAACATTACGGGTTGGAACCCAAATCCGATCCGTTTGCCGAATACGACCTTGGCGAAATTCCCGCCCGCGGCGGATTGCTGACGCAGGGCAGTGTTCTGACAATCGGTGGCGATGATGCATCGATGGTGACACGAGGATTACTGGTGCTCAATCAACTGTTGCGTGGCGTCGTCAACGATCCACCGCCCTGTGTCGACACAACTCCTGTTCCCACTGCTGCGGGTCTGACTCAGCGTGTGATTGCGGAGCAGCGGATCGCAAACGAGTCCTGTGGCGGATGTCACAAACGATTCGAACCGCTTGCGTTTGGTTTAGAAAAATTCGACGGACTGGGCTCCTTTCACCAACGCGATGAACACGGCAATCCGCTACGAGAAGACGGCCAGATTCTCTTTCCCGGTTCCGCGCACTCCGTCGACTATCCTGATTCGGCCAAACTGATGGCGATGTTGGCTGAAAGTGATCGAGTGGCCGAGACGCTGGTTTGGAAACTCACCCAGTTCGCCGTCGGCCGTCCCCTTGTCGCAGCGGACGCGCAAACCGTCCGACAAATTCACCGCGACTCGCAGAAGTCCGGCGGTCGCTATCAAGACATCCTGACTGAGATCGTGTTGAGCGACTTGGTCACCCACATTCAAACCACTGCGGAGTAA